CCGGTGGCGCCCCCACTTTACGGCTGAGAAAGCAGGGGCTCCGAGAGGTAAGAGGCCCGCGTCGGCTCCGGAGGTCCCCGGGCTCCCCGGCCGCCGCGGCGGGGCCTGGGCGCACAGCCCGGCGGGGCGGACCCCCAAGGTCGCGCCCCAAGGCCGCCGGCCTCCCCCGCGGTGCTCACCGGGGCCGTGCACTGGGCCGGCGGGGTCCGGCTGGGGTCGGGGACCGCGTCGGGCGGGCCCAGGCGGGCGGCGGCgctccaggcccccagccccgccgCGGCCGCGCCGCGGGACACGCGCCCCATTTCCGCCCGCTCCCGGCGTTGCCGCGCGACGGTCCGCCGCACAGGCGCCCGGGCTGCCCGCTGGCCCCCGCCGGAGCGTTCCGCGCACGCAACGTTCCGGTCCCGGAGCCGGCGGCCGACCCGCGCAGTGCCCCGGTCCTTCTGGCGGCCTTGTCTCCCCACGCGCTGCGCACAACAGCCTTCTCCCCGTCGCAGCGCTTCTGTCCCCCCCAGTCTACCTACAGTGTCCCCCAAACCATTGCCTTCCAGTTCCCCACCACGGCGTCCagacctcccctgtccctggtttCCTCGTCTGAGGGCTCCAGATCCAACCTTGCCCCATCACCGCGGGGTTAAAGGACCCCCAGGCCCCGGAGGGGGTGGGGCgccaggggtcccagaagaaacTGCCTCTTCAGCTCCGGGCTGGCCCCCTAGCACTCTGCTCCCTGCAGAGGCCAAGCGACCCCTGAAGTTGCAGGGCCAGTCCAGAGGCTGAAGCCATctgggatgggggttggggggcgcCTCTGGCCCCCTCTTCTTCAGGGAACAAGACCCCTAACTCAGCAGCAGCCGTCAGCATTGACGCAGCACCTGTTCCCCGCACTTCCTTACTCTGACCCACTTAATCCAGGGCCATGCTCTCAGGAGCCAGGACACACAGATGGACCCTGAGACCACCCCCTCACCACGCCCAGGGCCAGACTAGGCGTGGCCCACCCCGGGGGCCCCTGATGGAGCTGGGAGCCTGGCTGGGCCCAGACTCTGAGGAACCCCACTCCTCGGCACCCCCAGCCTGGTTTTTCTGTCTGTGCTCACAGGAAGGCTCTCCTGCTCTTGACTACTGCCCGGGACTCTCCCCCTGCCCATGAGCCTGAGCTGTTTGGTCCAGCTCCAGGAGGTCAGACAGTCTCACATGGGCCCGGAGCATGGAGGGTGGTAACCCAGCTGTGTGTCACCCCAGGGTGCCTCCAGGTGGCCCGTCCTCTGCTCCCCCTCTTACCTCAGCTGGGCCCAGAGAAGCTGCAGGAGTCTCGGCATCCAGGGCACCTCTGAAAACAGGGGACAGTGAGGAGCCGcacccctgcccagcccagcccagcccagccacacctaccctgcctgcctccctctgaTTAGAAggctggggctggagcactgAATGGAGAGCCGGCCCGGGTAAGCGCTGGCGGCTGGCCCAACACGCCAGAGACATCCAGGCTTCAGCTGCTGGCCCCAAAGTGCAGGCCTCCTAGACCCTGGGGGCTGGAGGCAGCTGATTCCGGCTGCCCCCTGAATCTGAATcctccccaggagaaggagaggagtCCAGGCCAGGGCCCGGTATGACGGGGCTCAGGACTGTCAGCAAATGTCCAGGGTCAGGAGGGCGAGGCCCACACCAGGAGAACTCTGAGAAACCTGAACATTCCTTCCATCATGGTCTGGGCCCAGGGGGCTACGCCACGCACAGAGAGGGGCGCTGCGGTTCAAGCCCACAGTATCAGTCCAACTCCAGGTGGGACTGGTACACTTTGATGTCGCCGTCCTCTGCGTCTGCCACCAGCAGCTGGCCCTGGGGCCCACAGGCCACACCCAGGGGCCGCCTCAGCCCCTCGGAAACCAGGCAGATGGGCTCCCTGGCCTGGCGGAACAGGGTCACCTGGCGCCGCCGCTGGTCCGCCACAATGACACCGCCCGCTGCGTCAGTGCACACACCTGCCGGGCTGCCAAAGGGGTGCCCGGTCAGGTCCCCCAGGGAGCCCAGGGGCTGGCGGGCACTGCCAAACAGCTGTACGTCCCCAAACTCCTCGCTCACAGCCAGGCCCCCGTCGGGCGCCAGGCCCACCCAGCAGGGGCCCTCCAGGCCTagcagggaggcaggggccagTGGCGCCAAGTCAGGGCCCAGTGTGAAGCTGTGCACAGCCCCAGGCACGTAGTCTGTCACCAAGAGGCGGCCGAAGGCATCTACAGCCAGACCCCGGGGGGCGGAGAAGGAGCCCACCGTCACCCAGCGGCCTTGAGGGGCTTGGGTGGTGTGCTGGAGCGCACGGACAGCCCCGTGGACCAGGTCACTGACCACCACGAGCCCAGCAGCTGTCACCACCACATCTTCCGGTACAAAAGCCCCAACCCCTGGCACGTAGCAGGGCAGGTGGCAGATGGAGCGTCCCTCGAGGTCCAGCACGTGGACGCAGGGTGCGGCACCCGCTGTCAGGAAGAGCAGGCCATCTGGGGAGCAGTGCAGGCCCTGGGGTCCCCCGGTAGCTGCGGCAGGCACTGGGATCTGCCCAAGCAGCCGGGGCCACCGGCAGCAGGCAGGGCCTCCGGGAAGGTCCAGTGCGGGGCACCGTCCCTGGGCCGTGGCTGATGCGCTGGTCGGGGAGGCCCAGGAAGTCCAAGCAGGAGGCCTGGGAGCAGGCGATGGGCCGCCGTCACAGCCTCAGCATCTCTGAGCCAGTCCTCCAGTCCAGCCAAGCGTGGGGCTGCAAGACAAGTAACAGCCTGCCGTGACCCGGGCAGCGCTGTGGGCCCGACACGGCTTCCTGGCACCCTGGTGTCCTCTCGACCTATAGACCTGACTGTCCCACCACGCCCCGACTGCCAGTCATGCATCTGGGCCCTGTTTTCCCAGCTGTGGTCCCTGAGCACAGTTCTGAGAGACACACGACCCCCAGATGGCTGCTGTTCCGCTCTGAGGTTCAAGAAGAGCTCGGGGCACCTCGCTGTCCGAAGTGGGGTAGGGGTGACAGATGAGCAGTGTTTCTCTAAAGGCAGAGGAACGGGGCCTTGTTGGAGACCTCCAGCCCTGAGGGGTAAAGTAGGGGTCCTTTCCTAGGCCTCTCTGGCCGGGGGGAGGGATCTCCTACCTGGGACCAGGCTCCCTGGGCCGCAGGCCTGTGTTGTTGGAAACCAGAGCTCAAGGGGGTGGGAGGAGCCACCTGGCCTCAGGGAGGGGCCGGCAGAGCTCTGGCCAGGTGGCCTTTGAGCTGCAGCCCAAGGAAGCCCGAAGGAAAGAGCCTGGCACTCAGCTGCTACCCGCCAGACACCCTCCAGCGGCGCCGCATTCCCGCCtcggggcctttgcactggcctCTGGGACATTCCTCAACCTGTCTGGCTGGTTGCACTCAAGGTCCACCCAGCCACCCTCCCCAGGGGTCCAGGGCCTCTACTGCCACCACCTCAGGGGATAGCACCCACTCCGTCCTCCAGCCAGACCACAAGTTCAGGACTGAGGGAAGGGCTGTGCCCCTCGCCTGCTGGCTAGCTCACTCCCCGGAGCCCAGGGTGGGGGCACCCCCGCACAGGCTACAGGTTGGGTCCTGTTTCTGCACCTGTGATGCGGGGATCACACACCTCTTGCAGAGTCAGGCTTACATCTGTCCAGTGGGTGCTAAGAAGTGGGAGTGCTAATGGGGGGCTGAAGTGGGAGGGGGCTCCCTCAGATTCGGgacctggggattctccagaccccTCATGCGTGGGTCAGCCCTCAGCCCCTAAGCCCCTCCAGGAAGCCCCTGAGGGTGGGGTTCAGCCCGTGTCTGTAACCCATAGCACTCCCTACCCAGCCACCTACACCCCAGCTCTGGAGGCTGTTGGGGGTGGGCGCGATGCTATCTGCTGTCGCCACGGCTGATGGGCAGCTGCAGTCCTGATCCGACTGGCCCCAGCCCGGCCAACCCAGCCTGGGGAGCCGAGAGCAGGCAGGAGCGGCCCTCCTGGGGCCACTCCTGGG
This genomic interval from Bos mutus isolate GX-2022 chromosome 25, NWIPB_WYAK_1.1, whole genome shotgun sequence contains the following:
- the NHLRC4 gene encoding NHL-repeat-containing protein 4, which encodes MTGSRGVVGQSGCDGGPSPAPRPPAWTSWASPTSASATAQGRCPALDLPGGPACCRWPRLLGQIPVPAAATGGPQGLHCSPDGLLFLTAGAAPCVHVLDLEGRSICHLPCYVPGVGAFVPEDVVVTAAGLVVVSDLVHGAVRALQHTTQAPQGRWVTVGSFSAPRGLAVDAFGRLLVTDYVPGAVHSFTLGPDLAPLAPASLLGLEGPCWVGLAPDGGLAVSEEFGDVQLFGSARQPLGSLGDLTGHPFGSPAGVCTDAAGGVIVADQRRRQVTLFRQAREPICLVSEGLRRPLGVACGPQGQLLVADAEDGDIKVYQSHLELD